The following coding sequences lie in one Panicum virgatum strain AP13 chromosome 6N, P.virgatum_v5, whole genome shotgun sequence genomic window:
- the LOC120677266 gene encoding protein DETOXIFICATION 27-like translates to MEAPAAGAPLLLQRGDGVITTTAKGRARRAAAEWWAESKKLSRIVGPAIFQRIALYGINVVSQAFIGHLGDLELAAFSIAATVVAGFNFGFLLGMASALETLCGQAFGAKKYHMLGVYLQRSWIALLLFAVALTPTYILMEDLLLLIGQSPELARLAGKMSVWLIPQHFAVAMLVPLTRFLQSQLKNWVTAVTAGVTLAIHVVATYLLVQRFQLGIVGAVVAADLSWWLVVLGQFLYVVGGGCPLSWKGFSTEAFADFWEFVKLSSASGVMLCLENWYYRVLILLTGYLKNAEIAVDALSICLTINGWEMMIPLGFLAATGVRVANELGAGSGKGARFAIVVSITTSVLIGLFFWCVILYFNDQLALLFTSSEVVLAAVHSLSVLLAFTVLLNSVQPVLSGVAVGSGWQALVAYVNIGSYYLVGIPLGVVLGWPLRFGVGGIWSGLIGGTAVQTLVLAYLTARCDWDEEANKASTRMRVWASSK, encoded by the exons atggaggcgccggcggcgggggcgccgctgctgctgcagcgCGGCGACGGGGTGATCACAACGACGGCCAAGGGGCgcgcgaggcgggcggcggcggagtggtgGGCGGAGTCGAAGAAGCTGTCGCGCATCGTGGGGCCGGCCATCTTCCAGCGGATCGCGCTGTACGGGATCAACGTCGTCTCGCAAGCCTTCATCGGCCACCTCGGCGACCTCGAGCTCGCCGCCTTCTCCATCGCCGCCACCGTGGTCGCCGGGTTCAACTTCGGATTCCTG CTGGGCATGGCGAGCGCCCTGGAGACGCTGTGCGGGCAAGCGTTCGGCGCCAAGAAGTACCACATGCTGGGCGTGTACCTGCAGCGCTCGTGGATCGCGCTGCTCCTCTTCGCCGTGGCGCTGACGCCCACCTACATCCTCATGGAggacctgctgctgctgatcgGGCAGTCCCCCGAGCTGGCGCGCCTCGCCGGCAAGATGAGCGTCTGGCTGATCCCGCAGCACTTCGCCGTGGCGATGCTGGTCCCGCTCACCCGGTTCCTGCAGAGCCAGCTCAAGAACTGGGTGACCGCGGTCACCGCCGGCGTCACGCTCGCCATCCACGTCGTTGCGACCTACCTGCTCGTGCAGCGCTTCCAGCTCGGGATCGTCGGGGCGGTCGTCGCCGCGGACCTGTCGTGGTGGCTCGTCGTGCTGGGCCAGTTCTTGTACGTCGTCGGCGGGGGATGCCCGCTGTCTTGGAAGGGGTTCTCGACGGAGGCGTTCGCCGACTTCTGGGAGTTCGTCAAGCTCTCCTCGGCCTCCGGAGTGATGCTCTG CTTGGAGAACTGGTACTACAGAGTGTTGATATTGCTAACAGGGTACCTGAAGAACGCAGAAATCGCTGTCGACGCACTCTCCATATG CCTGACGATTAACGGATGGGAGATGATGATCCCATTGGGCTTCCTGGCAGCAACAGG CGTGCGGGTGGCAAACGAGCTCGGCGCCGGGAGCGGCAAGGGCGCGCGCTTCGCCATCGTCGTCTCCATCACGACCTCCGTGCTGATCGGGCTCTTCTTCTGGTGCGTGATACTCTACTTCAACGACCAGTTGGCGCTCCTCTTCACGTCCAGCGAGGTCGTGCTCGCCGCCGTGCACAGCCTGTCCGTGCTGCTCGCCTTCACCGTCCTCCTCAACAGCGTGCAGCCAGTCCTCTCAG GGGTGGCTGTCGGTTCAGGATGGCAAGCGTTGGTGGCGTACGTGAACATCGGGAGCTACTACTTGGTCGGCATCCCCCTCGGTGTCGTACTCGGTTGGCCGCTGCGTTTCGGAGTTGGG